The Glycine max cultivar Williams 82 chromosome 12, Glycine_max_v4.0, whole genome shotgun sequence genome window below encodes:
- the LOC100820370 gene encoding bZIP domain-containing protein translates to MSLQQPNQEVPLQEPEATFSQLSKQNSILSLTLDEFYCKNGKSLGSMNMDEFLSSIWNSDDNNQVNPSLPTLDEAAKGKSVVATEPTTISQPLSVPPPICKKTVDEIWSQIHKSQPHYNEANNSLARNEPLLKRQQTLGEMTLEDFLVKAGVVQESSSLFKSSLLYQNQIGNIASNGPLSASYRFRHVIGTGSSVSCNGLETQNMLAQNNNLVIKDVTTNGAVEKCPSLGESSGKGNRKRIIDGPPEVVVERRQRRMLKNRESAARSRARRQAYTVELEAELNLLKEENEKLKQTLADAERKRKQEISQRKHTTMAQKRTEKLRSMKRPLSASW, encoded by the exons ATGTCTCTCCAACAACCAAATCAAGAGGTGCCATTGCAAGAACCAGAAGCCACATTTTCTCAACTAAGCAAACAAAACTCAATACTCTCACTCACCCTTGATGAGTTCTATTGCAAGAATGGAAAGAGCTTAGGATCCATGAACATGGATGAATTCCTTTCTAGCATTTGGAACTCTGATGACAACAACCAAGTTAACCCATCACTACCCACCCTTGATGAAGCTGCAAAGGGTAAAAGTGTAGTAGCAACAGAACCCACCACCATTTCCCAGCCATTATCTGTCCCTCCCCCAATTTGCAAGAAAACTGTGGATGAAATTTGGTCTCAGATCCACAAAAGCCAACCACACTACAATGAAGCTAACAATAGCCTTGCCAGGAATGAGCCACTACTCAAAAGGCAGCAAACACTTGGGGAAATGACTTTGGAGGATTTCCTAGTAAAAGCTGGGGTGGTACAAGAATCATCATCACTATTCAAGTCTTCATTACTATATCAAAATCAGATTGGTAACATTGCAAGTAATGGGCCATTGAGTGCAAGTTATAGGTTCAGGCATGTAATAGGGACAGGATCTAGTGTGTCTTGTAATGGGCTTGAAACACAAAACATGTTGGCACAGAATAACAACTTAGTTATAAAGGATGTCACTACAAATGGTGCTGTGGAGAAATGTCCAAGCTTAGGAGAATCAAGTGGGAAGGGTAATAGGAAGAGGATCATTGATGGCCCTCCTGAAGTGGTAGTAGAGAGAAGGCAGCGCAGAATGTTGAAGAATCGAGAATCGGCGGCACGTTCTCGAGCAAGAAGACAG GCATATACGGTAGAGCTTGAAGCAGAGCTGAATCTGCTAAAAGAAGAGAACGAAAAGCTCAAACAAACTCTG GCCGATGCTGAACGCAAGAGAAAACAAGAG ATTTCTCAGAGAAAGCACACAACAATGGCTCAAAAGAGGACAGAAAAATTGAGGTCAATGAAGAGGCCTCTAAGCGCATCCTGGTGA